Genomic segment of Apium graveolens cultivar Ventura chromosome 7, ASM990537v1, whole genome shotgun sequence:
TTCAGGAACTCACAAAATCTATAGGAGGTGTGTGACAATGCAGGATCAAAAAAAAGCAAATTAGAAGCATGGTTTGAAGCAAACAGAATATATCTAGAGGCCAAAAATTTCACCTATTCAGAATTCCCAAGCAAGTTTACCTGGCATCCACAACCGGGTTCCTGGAAACCGAGAAAAAGAGGTGATGTCATTGGTAGGCTTTCTGAAGTACATTCATCCAGCGGTGAATTATTATATCTTCGCATGCTCTTGCTTAGGATTAAAGgtgctttttcttttgatgatTTGAAGACAGTCCACGGTCATATTCATAAATCTTTTCATGAAGCTTGTGCCGCACTAGGTCTCCTCCAGAATGACCAGCAATGGCATGAAGCTATAGCTAAAAATTCGCATACATCCATGCCTCCACAACTCCGTGCACTGTTTGTGAACATTATAGTTTACAGTCCAATTTCTCATCCGCGTAGTCTTTGGGATACTCATTGGGGATGCATGTCGGATGATATTGTTCTTGTGAGACGACACCTCACTAACAATCCAAATCTTTGTCTATCAGATTATGATATCCAGAATTACGCTCTTGCAGGTATGAGTTTTAATAATTCTTTCAGCCCTATCATTTTACCGTATGTAACTAACAGGATAAATTTTATGTACATTAATTCCAGAGATTGAGAAATTGTTGAACGATATTGGTAAAAGCCTTACAAACTTGCCAGATATGCCATTTCCAGGAGAAACATATTTTTCCAACTCTGATAATAGGCTAATTCTTGAGCAAACATCCTATGACAcagaagaaatgaagaaaatCCATGAAAAAAAAATCATAGTCTTTTGAATGATGAACAGAAGAGAGTCTATGATTCAATTCTTGACAATATCAACCAGAAAAAAGGTGGTGTTTTCTTCGTTTACGGGAGTGGAGGTTGTGGAAAGACTTTCTTGTGGCAGACACTATATTGTCGATTACGGTCGGAGCATAAGATTGTGCTTCCTGCGGTCTCATGTGGTATAGCTGCCGTGCTGCTTCCCGGTGGAAGAACCGCGCACTCTCTCTTTCACATTCCTCTCAAACTTGATGAACATTGTTCTGCCGGGTTAAGACATGGGACCGATATTTCCGAGCTTATTCAACAAACTGATTTAATATTCTGGGACGAGGCACCTATGCAACATCGTCATGAATTTGAATTCGTTGATCGATCCTTGAGAGATATTATGTCTGATGTTGATAAAAGAAGAGCTAAAAAGCCATTTGGTGGTATAACCATTGTTTTTGGTGGAGATTTCGGCAAATACTTCCAGTTATTCCAAAAGCGTCAAGTGCTGAAGTAGTTTGTGCTACCCTCAATAAATCCAAGCTTTGGGATTCTTGTGAAGTACTGTTATTGTAGCAAAACATGCGGCTTAATGCAGGAAATATAGAATCGGAGAATAAAATCATCGTTGAATTCAGCAAGTGGCAGTTTGCGGTCGGTGATGGTAAGGAAACCAATATTTCTCCAGAttcatgaaaggaatatgtcctaagtccaatcatgtattacgatttaggaataacttttatgtaatctgttttgatttcattgatattaataaagacttgttttgcttttattacgggctttatctatttaagtgtttaaataagatataccatagtttagagtaaagctttttctggattatgatgagatcataatagtgagacctaaaaagatgataactctaaacttaaatagttcctggtcataggattactaactggtaattaataatccgcaaagattggtacatactatgcttgcttcattatgaaggatgtctgttctcatagacatttgtgtggtgacactatagctagtttgtaggtgcttattatggaataagttcactgaacatgactcgcacagctgaacaactgatggagttcactcacgtgtcagcagttgttcacatagtgatagttgtacaagtatccttagacttgaggtcatcatagtcatcttgtgtacactgaactatgctttggtttagttcttagtctccagggacaattattagggctcttctgggtataggaatttgtacacgaagatagtgtatgatcaataaaggatctaccccttccagtgaaggaagcgaatgttcaaggctgatccacttatgctagttcaggaatctctggccagagtaaatgaaattagaaaggagtttctaatttgtatagaactacgcatagtaaatggtaagcaaagtgattgaattagataggcttgacacgagatccatgccttgtatttaatcgggacattgtagggtagaaggagtttattgtacggtaactattcactgaataggttcttggtattctaagcagtgaattcatattatccggatagtcgcgatatgctgagaagtatccctcacgatgtagaataaatgtgattaattaattaatcatatttaataaattagagaatttatataaataatgataaaatagttttattattatttatttctactaccggcttaatattgaacctacagggtcacaccataaaaagagaatgatttaatggtggaggaattaattaataatggctaataattatttatttatgaaataaataattaattggcaaatttaataattgattaaatgagatttaattgattataaattaattaagaaaagttcttaatattattaattaaaggatttaatttttggaaattaaatcaagagagagaattatttctaaagtgtttagaaaaaggattagtaattaaaaggtgttttaattattaatgagaataataaatgggataataataataatatttatgggaaaatttcagctgaaaattttgcctataaatacactattatagaccctaattttattctaaccccatcgaacccgaaaacccaaaaagtttggaaaacccaattctctccacctccttcctcctccttaacatcgttttcttggtggataccggtagagtgcttcacacttgaggagcaactgctaaggatctctgatcattgtctccgaattaattttaaaggttagattcgatccctcgaatttttattcatgatctgtatgcttttatttggattttatatgtgtaaaagtattttaccatacccctgctgcgttaaaaatccaacaatggtatcagagcataggttgtatgcatatagatctgtggtaaaaaattcagaattttatgtgcttgtatgaattaattatgatttttacaagttatatcatggattaagtttgtctgatgagaaatcgtttgtcagaataattttgaatgttgatctgggttctacaagtgttgtagatcgtctgggtatttttttcataattttatgatgtatagattttttattatgaatttttgaagttcttacaattaaattcgtaattcaataatcatatatatatatattatttgttagtatgtatatgtatatctGTATTGCTGTTGTCTGCATAGTCTGAATGCACGAACAGAAAAGTAGACAGACCAGAACACAGAGAAGTCAGGTACGGCGCGGTTTCCGAGAAAGAATTCTGTCGGCTGctgcaaaaataaaaaaaaataaaaaaataggggtgtcacgcattccgggaatgcgttacacacctgtggcgcattcacggaatgcattacaccctttaatggcttaaaaggggtgtaacgcatcaccagaatgcgttatagggcttgtaacgcgttcctgtaatgcgttacagcccgtctgttgatattaaaattgattttctgggagtttcgtaactccattttgggcgtgcaatataccgttggattcgtttttccgagacggatctaatggattgatcaattttagtttatataaaagttttgaactgtttatatttccatgaagtgttttaaagctgtttttgactatttttaattgcttttaaatgcttcatgtgatacatagagatgtataatgcttagactaatgtgctagatgatataacatgcctaccttgatgtttattcatgttgatatatgtgatatatgcttagtttatcatgcgatgatagatttaggtgaacttaaatgaacataaggcgtttgttagacaacctattatagtgaaattgtttcataaccttaataacaatattatgaatacaatcatgagattcttgtatttgtgaaacacataattgaatatgaattttcgatatgagagaaaggatgattctgtcaacaacagatttctatctgtaagaaagggttattaagtgacgcctcttgacaatgctccacccgatctggtaatcatctgattattgattattgatttgaaatatttaatttaaaaggaagaatttatttataatatgattattattgtaacgtaatataatccctctaaaattaaataatatcaagtagtaattggccaatgatacaacgggcttgtgtcggtcatagccttccaacatgatagaaaagtagttcttatttttgaatcattgtcggttcatgctatagccgagggctttgatttcgaaataagaaatacttgtctattacatagagatatgtacattgaataagaatctaaaggtcggtacgtgctacagccgtgggcctttggggactgattcaactgtacggaatgttgggttagacttgacttagaatattgagtttgtcgtgctacagccgagactcaattattcaagaggctaaagtttgattagggaataacataagatgtaattgacaagagttgtctgcctattgaacattgcatggcggttcgtgctacagccggggttgtgtaatggaatgttggatccctattcccactagcattatgaatgcttaatttttcacgtagagggttgaataaattagattaactagtgggagccacttatgaataaagacccgattcatatagtgttttgaaatgaaatcgaatatttgctaagtgttgttatgtgtttatcatttacaaatttactttgtacgttatgtcttctgcactatcactcaggagcatactggatgctcacaaattgactggtcctaattatgctgactggcttcgaaacttgagaattgttctcaggattgagaagctggaatacgtgattgactcacctaagcctactgaacctgccagtgatgcacataatgatgaacatgttgtgtatcgtaagtggatagatgatgcaaatgttgctcaatgcatcatgctagcttccttgaacattgagctacagaagcaacatgagcatatggatgctcacactatcctcatgcatctacaagagttgtatgatgtggcagggaggacagctcgatatgagatatcgaaggagctgttcgggtgtaggatgtctgagggatcatctgtgaatgaccatgtacttaagatgatcaatttgattgaacatcttggacaacttggttttgccatagatggggagctgagccaagacttggtcttgcaatcgcttccgagttcgttctcgcagtttgttgtgaactttcacatgaataagttggatgtcagcctacCTAAACTCCACaccatgttgaagactgcggaatctaattttccccctaagaagagttctgttatctaattagtgaaggttccaatcctaagaaaaggaagaagaactcttccaagaagaagaaagtaggtgaagaaaatccggttccaccaaaagctgaagaccgcaagagaaaagttgtttgctttcactgtaacaaggtggggcactggaagaggaactgcaaggtttaccttgcagaattgaaaaagaagggtagtgagactaccgcttctgattcaggtatgttcatgataaaagtgaatatgtcattaaatcaaatttctacttgggtattagataccgcctctGGTTCTCAAAtatgcaatttgttgcagggaccaaggagaagtaggactcttgaggaagatgaggtgattctacttatggaaatagagcaagagttgctgctgaagatgtagaatcatttcatttacataggcctacgggcaagactattgtttgaaataattgttattttgttccctcgattgtgaggaatattattcccatgttagacttggctggattttcatttattattgagaataatgaatgttctattcttagagataatattctttatggacgtggtactttaaataatggtctgtataaatgtgacataatttacttcagattgaacaaactaataaaagaaaagggatgatgaaaatctcactttatagtggcactgcagtctccatttagtagacatggagagagggctgcaaatttgctaggaatggtacacacagatgtatgtggaccaatgtctaagcaagccatgggtggattttcatacttcattacttttatagatgatagatctggattcggatatgtgtttgatgaaacacaagtctgaggcctttgaaaagtttaaagaatataagtatgaagtggagaaacaaccaaacatagtattataactcttcgatcagatcgaggtggtgaatactttaatggagtgtttctagattatcttaaagtaaatggtatagtctcccagtggacgcctccagattggtatctgaaaggagaaatcgaactttgttagacatagttcggtccatgatgagctatgcaaatcttccagtattcctatagggttatgcattggaaacctcagcatatttactgaataaggtgccttccaaaatctgttcctcaaacttcgtatgagatatggaaagaaaggaaaccgagtcttaaacactttaagatttggggatgtccagcttatgtcaagtaagttgacccagataagctggaatatcgatccggaaaatgtagttttgtgggatatcctaaagagactttagggtattacttttgcaccgatcatcgggtgtttgtctccagacatgctaccttcttggaaaaggagtttatccttgaaggaaacagtgggagcaaaattgaacttgatgaagttcaagaagcataaactactacagatcgagtggaaacacctgttctgactgaacaaccttttgtggaacagcccattcataggtcagggagagtgtctcgccaacctgagaggtaatatggccttgtcattgagaatgacaatgagttgtcgatcattaataatgacgaccctgtgacctataatgaggctatgagtagtgttgactcagagaaatggcatagtgccatgaaatccggaatggaatctatgtatacggtatacaaaagatagattatagcagatggccaggtggagacctttaaggccaggcttttgggaaaaggattcaaacaaaggcaatggattgactttgatgaaaccttttacctgtagccctgttaaaatcagttcggattttgcttgtgaatgctgcttactacgactatgtgatctggcaaatagccagatggttttccttccaagggaaatgaaaacctagtgtgtaagctgctgcgaaccatatgtggtttaaagcaagcttctagaaagatggaacattcattttgatgagacaatcaaagagtttgattttatcaaaaaaacgtagatgaaccatgcgtctacaaaagagTTAGttggagcgcggtaacatttcatgtattgtattgaattagagttgacacacataacaacatagcagacccactcacaaagctactttatgaaagtcactttgatcgtcataaagataagatgggtattagataccagagtgattggctttagtacaagtgggagattgaaaggaatatgtcctaagtcctatcatgtattaggatttaggaataacttttatgtaatctgttttgatttcattgatattaataaagacttgttttgcttttattacgggctttatctatttaagtgtttaaataagatataccatagtttagagtaaagctttttctggattatgatgagatcataatagtgagacctaaaaagatgataactctaaacttaaatagttcctggtcataggattactaactggtaattaataatccgcaaagattggtaca
This window contains:
- the LOC141674110 gene encoding uncharacterized protein LOC141674110; translation: MHVIEFQKCGLPHAHMLIWLHPNDRPKTTDQIDKMVSAEIPDPSIDPVGYEAVKNYMIHGPCGTDCVNSPCMAKGSCTKHFPKRIKGAFSFDDLKTVHGHIHKSFHEACAALGLLQNDQQWHEAIAKNSHTSMPPQLRALFVNIIVYSPISHPRSLWDTHWGCMSDDIVLVRRHLTNNPNLCLSDYDIQNYALAEIEKLLNDIGKSLTNLPDMPFPGETYFSNSDNRLILEQTSYDTEEMKKIHEKKIIKKGGVFFVYGSGGCGKTFLWQTLYCRLRSEHKIVLPAVSCGIAAVLLPGGRTAHSLFHIPLKLDEHCSAGLRHGTDISELIQQTDLIFWDEAPMQHRHEFEFVDRSLRDIMSDVDKRRAKKPFGGITIVFGGDFGKYFQLFQKRQVLK